Proteins from one Acetoanaerobium noterae genomic window:
- a CDS encoding prolyl-tRNA synthetase associated domain-containing protein: MINISEIKSDLPKGKRTNIELKSHEILNELCVEYEWVDNDEVSSMEECAEISEKLGVEIRKSIFLCNRQKTMFFLLVMPAKKTFDTKVFSAALNVPRLSFASGELMEEYLSVLPGNASVMSLINDKDNRVQLVIDDEVAKNDWFGCNPGVNTSHLKIKTNDLIDKFLPYINHKPTIISL, from the coding sequence ATGATAAACATAAGCGAAATAAAATCAGATTTACCAAAAGGAAAAAGAACTAATATTGAATTAAAAAGCCATGAAATTTTAAATGAACTTTGTGTGGAATATGAATGGGTGGACAATGACGAAGTTTCATCTATGGAAGAGTGTGCTGAAATATCAGAAAAGCTAGGAGTAGAGATAAGAAAAAGTATTTTTTTGTGTAATAGACAAAAAACTATGTTCTTTTTGCTTGTTATGCCAGCAAAAAAAACTTTTGATACAAAAGTATTTTCTGCAGCCTTAAATGTGCCAAGGCTATCATTCGCATCTGGAGAGCTTATGGAAGAATATTTAAGTGTTCTCCCTGGGAATGCAAGTGTAATGAGTCTTATTAACGATAAGGATAATAGGGTTCAACTTGTAATTGACGATGAAGTAGCAAAAAATGACTGGTTTGGATGTAATCCAGGAGTTAATACTAGCCACCTAAAGATTAAAACTAATGATTTAATTGATAAATTTCTTCCCTATATTAATCATAAGCCCACAATAATATCATTATAA
- a CDS encoding vWA domain-containing protein: MKDNLTELVFILDRSGSMGGLESDTIGGYNAMLSKQKNQSGSAKVTTVLFDDEYELIHERLDIEKVEPITEKQYFVRGTTALLDAIGKTLSLMISISKTVNKEAKSKKVIFVITTDGMENASVEYSYKKIKKMIEYQKEKYGWEFIFLGANIDAINTAERFGINKDMATNFKADSQGVSLNYEVVSEALTCFRSNKKMTKEWKKRIEEDYISRAK; this comes from the coding sequence ATGAAAGATAATTTAACTGAACTTGTGTTTATTCTAGATAGAAGTGGCTCTATGGGAGGACTTGAAAGTGACACAATAGGCGGTTACAATGCTATGCTTTCAAAACAGAAAAATCAAAGTGGAAGTGCTAAAGTCACTACAGTTTTATTCGATGATGAATATGAACTAATTCATGAGAGATTAGATATTGAAAAGGTAGAGCCAATCACTGAAAAGCAATATTTTGTGAGAGGAACTACGGCACTGCTAGATGCAATAGGGAAAACTTTAAGCCTTATGATATCTATTTCAAAAACTGTCAATAAGGAAGCAAAGTCTAAAAAAGTAATTTTTGTGATAACAACTGATGGAATGGAAAATGCGAGCGTAGAGTATAGCTATAAAAAAATAAAGAAAATGATAGAATATCAAAAAGAAAAGTATGGGTGGGAATTTATATTCTTAGGTGCAAATATAGATGCTATTAATACTGCGGAGAGGTTTGGAATAAATAAGGATATGGCTACTAATTTTAAGGCTGATAGCCAAGGAGTCTCATTAAATTATGAAGTTGTAAGCGAAGCGCTAACTTGTTTTAGATCAAATAAGAAAATGACTAAAGAGTGGAAGAAACGTATAGAAGAGGACTATATTTCAAGAGCTAAATAA
- a CDS encoding TetR/AcrR family transcriptional regulator, with the protein MTEIIDKKLIQRRRIMKYYIEATYKIMEEEGIDMVTIRKISDIAGYNSATLYNYFENLDHLIAFASLKYLKSYADNLINYTKKSKNSYDKYLRIWECFCYYSFQNPVLYHKIFFEEFGNNLNVALREYYAIFPDELTPDDDIDLKNMLLQYNIYDRTAQSLEKCVKDGYLNQNDIDKVSELSLLIYEGMLDRIISKMWKGTLEEATERTIFYISKSIEAYKIND; encoded by the coding sequence ATGACAGAAATAATAGATAAAAAATTAATACAACGAAGAAGAATAATGAAGTACTATATCGAAGCTACATATAAAATAATGGAAGAAGAGGGAATTGATATGGTAACTATTAGAAAGATATCCGATATCGCAGGATATAATAGTGCCACCCTATATAATTATTTTGAAAATTTAGACCATCTGATTGCTTTTGCATCACTAAAATATTTAAAATCCTATGCTGATAATTTAATAAACTATACGAAAAAATCAAAAAACTCATATGATAAATATTTGAGAATATGGGAATGTTTTTGTTATTATTCTTTTCAAAATCCCGTTTTATATCATAAGATTTTCTTTGAAGAGTTTGGCAATAATTTGAATGTTGCCCTTAGAGAATACTATGCTATTTTTCCTGACGAACTTACTCCAGATGACGATATAGATTTAAAAAATATGCTACTTCAATACAATATTTACGATAGAACCGCTCAATCTCTTGAAAAATGTGTAAAAGATGGTTATCTAAATCAAAATGACATAGATAAAGTAAGTGAGCTTTCACTTCTTATTTACGAAGGAATGTTAGACAGAATAATATCTAAAATGTGGAAAGGTACTTTAGAAGAAGCCACGGAAAGAACAATATTTTATATTTCCAAGTCCATTGAAGCATATAAAATAAATGATTAG
- a CDS encoding glycine betaine uptake BCCT transporter produces MKGKDNSVFLISLIVVFSISLWGILAPEGFGQVANGLFAFLTDKFGWFYLLAMFFFVIFMFGIAVSKFGQIRLGDDDSKPEYSYISWFAMLFSAGMGIGLVFWGVAEPLNHFMAPMNMEAGTSEAANFAIYTSFFHWGIHPWANYSVIALALAYMQFRKGKPGLISSIFIPLLGEEKVKGPIGKTIDILAIFATVAGVATSLGLGVLQINGGLNYLFGIPINTTVSIIIIVTVTVLFMISAVSGLDKGIKFLSNANIGLATILMILALIVGPTVMILNSLTNGLGMYLGNIIQESMNLEPFGDNSWFGGWRIFYWAWWIAWAPFVGVFIARISKGRTIREFIIGVTLVPALGSFVWFAIFGTIGINLGPEIASEAIQVTETAFFVVMKHMPYGNLISMIAVLLLCTFFVTSADSATFVLGMLSSNGDLNPSTQKKIIWGTIQSLMAFSLMMAGGLSVLQIASIAAAFPFAIVMVFACFSLLKALKEDSVSAEESSKRIAS; encoded by the coding sequence ATGAAGGGAAAAGATAATTCTGTATTTTTAATTTCGCTTATAGTAGTTTTTTCGATATCATTATGGGGAATACTAGCACCTGAAGGATTTGGTCAAGTAGCAAATGGATTATTTGCTTTTTTAACAGATAAATTTGGTTGGTTTTATCTATTGGCAATGTTTTTCTTTGTTATATTCATGTTTGGTATTGCAGTAAGTAAATTCGGGCAAATTAGACTCGGAGATGATGATTCAAAACCAGAATATAGCTATATATCATGGTTTGCAATGCTTTTTTCAGCAGGAATGGGAATTGGATTAGTATTTTGGGGCGTAGCAGAGCCACTTAATCATTTCATGGCACCTATGAATATGGAGGCAGGGACATCGGAGGCAGCAAATTTTGCTATATATACTTCGTTTTTCCACTGGGGGATTCATCCATGGGCAAATTATTCTGTTATAGCTTTAGCTCTAGCTTATATGCAATTTAGAAAAGGAAAGCCAGGCTTAATAAGTAGTATTTTCATACCTTTACTAGGAGAAGAAAAGGTTAAAGGGCCTATTGGAAAAACTATAGATATTCTTGCAATCTTTGCAACAGTTGCAGGAGTAGCTACTTCACTTGGACTTGGAGTTCTTCAGATAAATGGTGGGTTAAATTATTTATTTGGAATACCTATTAATACAACCGTCAGTATAATTATAATAGTAACAGTAACTGTTTTATTTATGATTTCAGCAGTTAGTGGTTTGGATAAAGGAATTAAGTTTCTCTCAAATGCAAATATTGGTCTTGCGACAATATTGATGATTTTAGCTTTAATTGTCGGACCGACAGTTATGATTTTAAACTCTCTTACCAATGGATTAGGAATGTATTTAGGCAATATTATTCAAGAAAGTATGAATCTTGAACCATTTGGTGACAATAGCTGGTTTGGAGGGTGGAGAATATTCTACTGGGCATGGTGGATTGCTTGGGCTCCATTTGTTGGAGTATTTATTGCTAGGATATCTAAAGGAAGAACTATAAGAGAATTTATTATCGGAGTTACTTTGGTACCGGCTCTTGGATCTTTTGTTTGGTTTGCAATATTTGGCACAATAGGAATTAATCTTGGACCGGAAATTGCATCAGAAGCAATACAAGTAACTGAAACAGCATTCTTTGTTGTAATGAAGCATATGCCATATGGCAATTTGATATCCATGATAGCAGTGTTACTTTTATGTACATTCTTCGTTACATCAGCGGATTCAGCTACCTTCGTACTTGGAATGTTATCTTCAAACGGAGACTTAAATCCTAGTACTCAAAAAAAGATAATTTGGGGAACTATTCAGTCTCTCATGGCTTTTTCATTAATGATGGCTGGCGGATTAAGTGTACTTCAGATAGCTTCTATAGCTGCAGCTTTTCCATTTGCAATTGTAATGGTATTTGCATGCTTCTCTCTACTAAAGGCTTTAAAAGAAGACTCAGTGAGCGCTGAGGAATCAAGTAAGAGAATAGCATCATAA
- the feoB gene encoding ferrous iron transport protein B: MSRQDIVKIALTGNPNSGKTTLFNAITGKIEKVGNWAGVTIEKKEGDIKPNLNKSNLHITAVDLPGAYSMSPFTSEESVTSTFVKNENPDAIINIVDATNLSRSLFFTTQLLELNIPVVVALNKSDLTKKKKTKIDISKLSSLLGCPVIETISTQGSDNGLEKLIAKAVEIKGTGQKAPFDSKGVNLADESSVRESDKKRYEFVKDIVGKVEIKSIASDKKTNQDSLDRIIAHKWLGIPIFALIMWVVFSISQTYVGPFFADTLVGWIDSVYAIAESMLGDEVSPLLAAILLDGIIGGVGAVVGFLPLIMVLFFLLALLEDCGYMARVAVVMDRFFKKVGLSGKSIIPMVIGTGCAIPGVMATRTIKNERQRRTTAMLTSFMPCGAKLPVIALFAGAFFNDAAWVGTLMYFVGIAIIFVGALVIVRITGEKNARAFFIMELPEYRMPSIKRATISMLSSGKAFIVKAGTIILLSNATVQIMQSFNWKFQMVAEGAESTSILATVASPFAFLLIPLGFGAWQLAAAAITGFIAKENVVGTLAVVYGITNFIDTEELALVTGASDVAQVMGLTSVAALSYLMFNLFTPPCFAAIGAMNSELGSKKWLGAALAFQFGMGYVVSFITYQAGTLITTGSLGTGFVDGLIVVALLISYIGYLMKKGNKLAEEKLAMVA, translated from the coding sequence ATGAGTAGGCAAGACATAGTTAAAATAGCATTGACAGGAAATCCAAATAGCGGAAAAACAACATTGTTTAATGCTATTACAGGAAAGATTGAGAAAGTAGGTAACTGGGCAGGAGTTACTATAGAAAAAAAAGAGGGCGATATTAAGCCTAATTTAAATAAGTCTAATTTACATATTACAGCAGTAGATTTACCAGGAGCATATTCGATGTCTCCTTTTACTTCAGAAGAAAGTGTTACTAGTACCTTTGTTAAAAATGAAAATCCAGATGCCATTATTAATATAGTAGATGCAACTAACTTAAGCAGGAGCTTGTTTTTTACTACTCAGCTTCTTGAGTTAAATATACCAGTTGTAGTTGCTCTTAACAAAAGTGATTTAACAAAAAAGAAAAAAACTAAAATTGATATAAGTAAATTATCTTCTTTACTAGGCTGCCCCGTAATCGAAACTATATCTACCCAAGGCAGTGATAATGGGTTAGAAAAGCTTATAGCTAAGGCTGTAGAAATTAAAGGAACTGGTCAAAAGGCTCCGTTTGACAGCAAGGGTGTAAATTTGGCAGATGAGTCTTCTGTTAGAGAATCAGATAAAAAACGCTATGAGTTTGTAAAGGATATAGTTGGTAAAGTAGAAATTAAGTCTATAGCTAGTGATAAGAAAACTAATCAAGACTCCTTAGATAGAATAATAGCTCATAAATGGCTAGGCATACCTATATTTGCACTTATAATGTGGGTAGTGTTTTCAATATCCCAGACATATGTAGGACCATTTTTTGCTGATACTCTTGTTGGGTGGATTGATTCGGTTTACGCTATTGCTGAGAGCATGTTAGGAGATGAGGTATCACCTCTTTTAGCGGCAATTCTACTCGATGGAATAATAGGAGGAGTAGGTGCTGTTGTAGGCTTCTTACCGCTTATCATGGTACTGTTTTTCCTTTTAGCCTTGCTTGAGGATTGTGGGTATATGGCTAGAGTAGCTGTGGTAATGGATAGATTTTTTAAAAAAGTTGGACTATCTGGAAAGTCTATTATTCCTATGGTTATAGGTACTGGCTGTGCTATTCCAGGAGTTATGGCAACTAGAACGATAAAAAATGAAAGACAAAGAAGAACTACTGCAATGCTAACTAGCTTCATGCCTTGTGGAGCAAAGCTACCAGTTATTGCATTGTTCGCAGGAGCATTTTTTAACGATGCAGCTTGGGTTGGGACATTAATGTATTTTGTAGGTATAGCTATTATATTTGTAGGTGCTCTTGTTATTGTGAGAATAACAGGAGAGAAGAATGCAAGAGCTTTCTTTATTATGGAGCTGCCTGAATATAGAATGCCAAGTATTAAAAGAGCTACAATATCTATGTTATCAAGTGGTAAAGCATTTATTGTTAAGGCTGGAACTATTATACTGCTTTCAAATGCAACTGTACAAATAATGCAAAGCTTTAACTGGAAGTTTCAAATGGTGGCAGAAGGAGCTGAAAGTACAAGTATATTAGCAACTGTTGCTTCCCCATTTGCATTTTTATTAATACCACTTGGCTTTGGCGCTTGGCAATTAGCAGCAGCGGCAATTACTGGTTTTATTGCAAAGGAAAATGTCGTAGGAACTCTAGCTGTAGTTTATGGAATTACAAACTTTATTGACACAGAGGAATTGGCATTAGTTACAGGAGCATCTGATGTGGCTCAAGTAATGGGGCTTACTTCAGTAGCAGCCTTATCATATCTGATGTTCAATTTATTTACTCCACCATGCTTTGCAGCTATAGGGGCTATGAACTCTGAGCTTGGTAGCAAGAAGTGGCTTGGTGCTGCACTTGCTTTTCAGTTTGGTATGGGCTATGTTGTATCATTTATAACATATCAAGCAGGAACGTTAATAACTACTGGCAGTCTCGGCACTGGATTTGTTGACGGCTTAATAGTTGTAGCTTTATTGATTTCTTATATAGGATATTTGATGAAAAAAGGAAACAAACTGGCAGAAGAAAAATTAGCTATGGTTGCATAG
- a CDS encoding macro domain-containing protein has translation MPFEIIRDDITKVDVDAIVNAANSSLFGGGGVDGAIHRAAGYKLLEECRGLGGCKVGEAKITKGYDLPSRYVIHTVGPVWQGGGLHEDEFLYDCYKNSLTLALNFSLESIAFPLISSGAFGYPKGRALKIAISAISDFLLENDMKIILVVYDKAAFSISEKLFSSIEEYIDDRYLEDRPYESRDINREAGIFYLNKVYEETVKKSYQESVEKEHKRNLAGVVNQLDDTFSQRLLGLIDEKKLTDVMTYKRANIDRKLFSKIRNDIYYRPSKPTAIAFAIALELNLDETKDLLLRAGYALSHSNKFDLIIEYFIQNKNYDIFEINEALFAFDQNLLGG, from the coding sequence ATGCCGTTTGAAATTATAAGAGACGATATAACGAAGGTTGACGTAGATGCCATTGTAAATGCTGCGAACTCTTCTCTGTTTGGAGGTGGAGGGGTTGATGGTGCAATCCATAGAGCTGCAGGATATAAACTTTTAGAAGAATGCAGAGGACTTGGTGGATGCAAGGTAGGCGAAGCAAAGATAACAAAAGGGTATGACCTGCCGTCAAGATATGTCATTCATACTGTTGGACCTGTATGGCAAGGTGGAGGACTTCATGAGGATGAGTTTTTATATGATTGCTACAAAAATTCTTTAACTCTAGCTTTGAACTTTAGCCTTGAAAGCATTGCTTTTCCACTTATTTCATCTGGAGCATTTGGTTATCCCAAGGGAAGAGCTTTGAAAATTGCTATATCAGCAATTAGTGATTTTCTTTTGGAAAATGATATGAAAATTATATTGGTTGTTTATGATAAGGCAGCATTTTCCATATCTGAAAAGCTTTTTTCATCTATAGAAGAATATATAGATGATAGGTATCTTGAAGATAGACCTTATGAAAGCAGAGACATAAATAGAGAAGCTGGAATATTTTATTTAAATAAAGTATATGAAGAAACTGTAAAGAAGTCATATCAAGAATCAGTAGAAAAAGAACATAAAAGAAATTTAGCTGGGGTTGTAAATCAGTTAGATGATACTTTTTCACAAAGATTGCTCGGTCTTATTGATGAGAAAAAACTGACTGATGTGATGACCTATAAAAGAGCTAACATAGACAGAAAGCTTTTTTCTAAAATTAGAAATGATATTTATTACAGACCTAGTAAACCTACAGCTATTGCTTTTGCTATTGCCCTAGAGCTTAATTTAGATGAAACTAAAGATTTACTTCTTAGAGCAGGGTATGCATTATCTCATAGCAATAAGTTTGATTTGATTATAGAATATTTTATTCAAAATAAAAATTATGATATATTTGAAATAAATGAAGCGCTATTTGCATTTGATCAAAATCTCCTCGGAGGATGA
- a CDS encoding FeoA family protein: protein MENLLRNISIPSFFNRVDRLEGKAMNLSQAKLNTSYIVKDIKTNDEEIKNFLFTLGCYEGESVTIVSVLAEIYVISVKDARYSIDKDLAEAILI, encoded by the coding sequence GTGGAGAATTTATTAAGAAACATTTCAATTCCAAGTTTTTTTAATAGAGTAGATAGATTGGAAGGAAAAGCAATGAATTTATCTCAGGCAAAATTAAATACAAGCTACATAGTAAAAGATATAAAAACAAATGATGAGGAAATTAAGAACTTTTTATTCACTTTAGGGTGCTATGAAGGTGAATCAGTTACTATTGTTTCAGTGTTAGCTGAGATTTATGTAATTTCAGTAAAGGATGCAAGATACAGTATTGATAAGGATTTAGCAGAAGCAATTTTAATTTAG
- the grdH gene encoding betaine reductase selenoprotein B, with product MKKGILYINQFFGQIGGEEMAGYEPEIREGLVGPALELNKQLGDEVEITHTIICGDNFMGSNQDEAIKRILEFIKDKEVDIFFAGPAFRAGRYGSACGNICKAVNKSFNIPVLTSMNDENPGVEMFKKELIIFKGGASAASMRADIKAMASYALKLLRNEEVFSAEEEGYFGRGIRRQVWTNPPIKATDRVIDMLLKKINNEEFKTELPIPPSEFVPIAPAISIDELKNMEVAIVTSGGIVPVGNPDRIQSASATKWGKYDVSELNDLLPGEYMTIHAGFDPAAANADPDVIVPLDALREYQNEGRIKGVYKYIYSTVGTGTTQAEASRMGREIADELLAAGVKAVILTSTUGTCTRCGATMTKEIEKAGITIVQMANLVPVALTVGSNRIVPTISIPYPLGDPATTSKEQFKLRYHRVGVALDALSTDIKEQTVFKVKI from the coding sequence ATGAAAAAAGGAATTCTTTATATAAATCAATTTTTTGGTCAAATTGGTGGAGAAGAGATGGCTGGATATGAACCTGAAATCAGAGAAGGACTCGTAGGACCAGCTTTAGAACTAAATAAGCAGCTAGGAGATGAAGTTGAAATTACACATACTATAATATGTGGAGACAACTTTATGGGTTCTAATCAAGATGAAGCTATTAAAAGAATATTAGAATTCATTAAAGATAAAGAAGTAGATATATTCTTTGCAGGACCAGCTTTTAGGGCAGGTAGATATGGCTCGGCATGTGGTAATATTTGTAAAGCTGTAAATAAATCATTTAATATTCCTGTATTAACATCAATGAATGATGAAAATCCAGGTGTTGAAATGTTTAAAAAGGAGCTAATCATTTTTAAAGGAGGAGCTAGTGCTGCTTCTATGAGAGCTGATATCAAAGCTATGGCTAGCTATGCTCTTAAATTACTCCGTAATGAAGAGGTTTTTTCAGCAGAGGAAGAAGGATATTTTGGTAGAGGCATAAGAAGACAAGTATGGACGAATCCTCCAATCAAGGCAACAGATAGAGTAATTGATATGCTTCTAAAGAAAATTAATAATGAGGAGTTTAAAACAGAGCTTCCAATACCACCTTCAGAATTCGTACCTATAGCACCAGCTATATCTATTGATGAACTGAAAAATATGGAAGTTGCTATAGTTACCTCAGGCGGTATAGTTCCAGTTGGCAATCCTGATAGAATACAATCAGCATCAGCAACAAAATGGGGAAAATATGATGTATCTGAGCTAAATGATCTGTTACCAGGTGAGTATATGACAATTCATGCAGGCTTTGACCCTGCAGCAGCAAATGCTGACCCAGATGTAATCGTTCCGTTAGATGCGTTAAGAGAATATCAAAATGAAGGTAGAATTAAGGGTGTATACAAATACATTTATTCTACAGTTGGAACAGGAACAACTCAAGCTGAAGCATCTAGAATGGGAAGAGAAATTGCTGATGAATTGCTTGCAGCAGGAGTAAAAGCTGTAATTCTCACATCTACATGAGGTACTTGTACTCGTTGCGGAGCAACGATGACAAAAGAAATAGAAAAAGCTGGAATAACAATAGTTCAAATGGCAAATTTAGTTCCAGTTGCACTTACAGTAGGTTCAAATAGGATTGTACCAACAATATCTATACCATACCCTCTTGGAGATCCTGCAACAACTTCAAAAGAGCAGTTCAAACTGAGATATCACAGAGTTGGTGTAGCTCTTGACGCTTTATCGACAGATATAAAGGAGCAAACGGTATTTAAAGTTAAAATATAA
- a CDS encoding glycine/sarcosine/betaine reductase component B subunit, whose product MKLKIGNFYVKDIIFGETTKFEQGILQINKEEALRVVYEDENITDADLIIAKPGDKVRIVPVKEAIEPRYRVEGGPVFPGVTGELMQTGNGTTYALKNSSVLVVGKKWGGFQDGLIDMSGEGAKYTLFSELLNICLVADTNEDFEKNEQQKKNKALRWAGMRLSEYLGKTVANLEPEDIEVYELNPLTKRTEKENMLPNVAFVMQPQSQMEEMGYNDLVYGWDANHMLPTFMHPNEILDGAVISGSFMPCSSKWSTYDFQNYPMIKRLYEEHGKTINFVGVIMSNLNVALEQKERAALFVAQIAKSLGVDAAVVAEEGYGNPDADFIACIVALENAGIKTVGVTNECTGRDGASQPLVTLDQKADAIVSCGNVSELIILPPMETVIGDLESLARDGLSGGWGNDEILGSSVREDGSIIMENNAMFCGDRVSGWSTKTMVEF is encoded by the coding sequence ATGAAACTGAAAATAGGCAATTTTTATGTTAAAGACATTATTTTTGGTGAAACAACAAAGTTTGAGCAAGGTATATTACAAATAAATAAGGAAGAGGCTCTGAGAGTAGTATATGAAGATGAAAATATCACTGATGCTGATTTGATAATAGCTAAACCAGGAGATAAGGTGAGAATAGTACCTGTTAAGGAAGCGATTGAGCCTAGATATAGAGTTGAAGGAGGACCGGTTTTTCCAGGAGTAACAGGCGAGCTTATGCAAACTGGTAACGGCACTACATATGCACTTAAGAATTCAAGCGTGCTTGTAGTAGGAAAAAAGTGGGGTGGATTCCAAGATGGTCTAATTGATATGAGCGGAGAAGGAGCAAAATATACATTATTTTCAGAGCTGCTAAATATTTGTCTTGTTGCAGACACGAATGAGGATTTTGAAAAAAATGAGCAACAAAAGAAAAACAAAGCATTAAGATGGGCTGGGATGAGACTTTCTGAATACTTAGGGAAAACGGTTGCTAATTTAGAGCCAGAAGATATAGAAGTTTATGAGCTAAACCCACTTACAAAAAGAACTGAAAAAGAAAATATGCTTCCAAATGTAGCCTTTGTGATGCAACCACAGTCCCAAATGGAAGAAATGGGATATAATGACTTGGTTTATGGCTGGGATGCAAACCATATGCTTCCTACATTTATGCATCCAAATGAAATATTAGATGGAGCAGTTATTTCAGGCTCATTTATGCCTTGTTCATCAAAATGGTCGACTTATGATTTTCAAAATTATCCAATGATAAAAAGACTTTATGAAGAACATGGAAAAACTATTAATTTTGTAGGCGTAATAATGTCTAACTTAAATGTTGCCTTAGAGCAAAAAGAAAGAGCGGCTTTATTCGTAGCACAAATAGCAAAATCATTAGGGGTTGATGCAGCTGTAGTTGCAGAAGAAGGCTATGGAAATCCAGATGCAGATTTTATAGCTTGCATAGTTGCATTAGAAAATGCAGGAATAAAAACTGTAGGAGTAACAAATGAGTGTACAGGAAGAGATGGAGCGTCACAGCCATTAGTTACACTTGATCAAAAAGCTGATGCGATAGTTTCGTGTGGAAATGTTTCCGAGTTAATAATTCTTCCACCTATGGAAACAGTTATAGGAGATCTTGAGTCTTTAGCAAGAGATGGATTATCAGGTGGCTGGGGAAATGATGAAATTCTTGGATCATCTGTAAGAGAAGACGGATCGATTATTATGGAAAACAATGCTATGTTCTGTGGAGATAGGGTATCTGGATGGTCTACTAAAACAATGGTTGAATTCTAG